The Xiphophorus hellerii strain 12219 chromosome 3, Xiphophorus_hellerii-4.1, whole genome shotgun sequence genome segment TGACCTTAAGCGGTTTGAAAACACTACATTGTAGCTAAATCAAAGCAATTCCTCCAAGGTCATGCAAAAGACTCTCTCACAAATTTCTGATTGCAGTTGTTGCCACAAAGGTTGGGACAACTTGTTGTAAGGTGTAGTAAGCAATTAGTGCAgcttttgaaacagaaataaccACGTCCTGCAGTCATTTACATCAAACCTAAGCGTTTCTACCAGAgttcaaaatgcaaaactaaGTCCTGTCCCATGTTTAGCTTTGTGTACTTAGCACACGCTACATTGAgtggtttttacttttaataatcaACATGGTGACGCAATCCCTGTCGGACTGGCCCGCTTCAGATAACAAATGAGTCTGTAAACCCTGTTTAAACGTCTCTATCCCAATTGTATGAACATTTAATTGAGCTAGCATAAGTTATTTATAACGCACCATAAAGCTGTACCAGCCATGCCAGAAACGCTTCAACAGGtctaataaatttttaattacattaaagGTTTATTTCTCAGCTCAGAATCAACAGGACTATAAATAAcctttcttttgaaaaatataattttttacagaAAGAGGCCTTTCACAGAATAAATATGATTATACaacaaattttgcatttctatTCCTCAGTGCAGCCAAAGAAGTTGCGCCTTCAGATTAATCAACTGTGTCATTACAAAGATTAGCTATCAAGCTTTGTCTACGTTACTGAGGCTTTAAGAAAGTTTAAGAACTACACTGGTACAAATGAATGTTTAATTCACTTTGTGAGCATtcatatttaatgaaatataaaacGGGACAGCTGGAAAAAGTGATCATAAGTTCCGTTCTCATTAGTTGCTTGATCATAcgaagaaatgcaaaaaaaaaagcaaaaacaggaagaaaatctATTAAGACTTtaattttttccctttcttttaaatacattttgcacaGAAATTGTGCTTTTCCATTAATAAGTTACatcataaataaaagcaaacatacagtattttgtcttttcacaATAAGTCAAATGTAGCAGCAACTGGCAAACCGGATCACATTCATCTAAAACACTCCAACGTACCCAGTCAAAATTTCCgtcattttaaaatagaaatattcaaCCAGTTACACTTTCACCGAGGTTTTACAGCAAACTCTGccctagtttttttttcttttttttgttttttggaaatgaaataagaaacaataaaaacaggagcatCAGCCCTTAAGCAGTGGAAGTCACAGGAGGTAGCATCTTACTCTCCCGCCTATCaatttttctgggtttttttcttgcagcagGCAACATTTATTGATCGCTATGATTATCATAGCCATCCATCCACatttaactgcatttttttccccatgtcaTCTCCATAGTGAAAGCTGCACTAGAGTCACTTCATCATAAAGCTGTAGCTCTGTGCTGATGGTTTGCCAATGTACAGATAATCTTATTTTGATTCACTGTCTGTTATTTATcatgagaaagagaaacaaagaggcAGAAACTCTGCATGGGAACATCATGATCTGAACATACATGGGTAGGTGGATTTTAAGAAGTCTGCTTTCCAGAGATCGCAATGCAGATGACATTTTCCTTCAAGGAGAAGGAGCCCAACAGAATATAAAGTGATCCCACGGAGAGGGTGGCCAAATGATTAAAAAGATTCAGTCCAAACCTTCCTACATGACAGATGGGACACGCAGCCAATTAAAATCAAAGTATAATGTTCTGTAGATGAGATTCTTTATCTGGATTACATTAGTGAGGTACAGAAAGGTTAATGCTTCCTGACCTTTGTCAGACTTTGGTTCATTTATACAGTTTTGTTCAGCAAGGCTGAAAAATGGACATCGGTACCTGAATGTTTATACGCAAACAAATGACAAGTGAAACTCCTTACAGTCAGCACACTGTGTGGATTATAaaatcagcaggaaaaaaaggcttttctgTATGGGTTGGGCAGGAACACAAAACGTTTAATTCATTCATTAGCTTCAGATCTCCCTCAATTCAGGCATAAACTTAACAAGGTGATGGAAATATTCCTCAGAGGTTTTGGTCCATATTGACAAGAtgttgctgcagattttttagTTGCACATTCGTGAATCTCCTATTTTACCACATCCAAAAGGTGCTCTGTTTATTGGACAGAGATCTGATGACTGTGGTGGCAATTGGAgtacaataaaatcattcaagAAACAACAGGAAGATTTGAGATTGGTGACATGGAACCATCAGAAAAGGACCACATTGTCATTGTAAAGAAGTCAATACTGTCAGCAACAGTTCTGAGGCAGCCTGTGGTTTTTTTTAGATCATGCTTAGTTGATCTAAAGTGTCCAAAATGTGCCAGATATCCCTAGTATTACAACTAGGGTACAATACTACCCTAGTTGGTAGTATTACATCACTACCAACAGCCTGAATCGGGGATAAGAGGAAAAATGGATCCATACTTTACATCAAATTCTGACTCAAACATCTGAATTTCACAGCTGTGATAACAATTTTCCAATCTGTTGCTGTCCAAATGTGGTAAGTCTGTGTGAATTGTACCCTCAGTCCGCTGTTCTCAGCTGACAGGAGTGGCACTGGATGTGAACTTTGGCTGCTGTTGTCTGTAGTCTCTGCATTCAGAGATAGTATTCTGCACACATTGGTTGTAATAAgggatttttttccaattctCCTCTAACATCATCAAGGTATTTGTGCCCACAAGATCTTTGGATTGATTTCTGCAAATCCAAAAGATGAAAATCCCAGTAGTTTCTGAAATGCTCCAAAATGTCAGCCTTGCACAAACAACCATAAAAGTCACTTAGATCCTTTCTTACCCAGTCTGATGTTTGGTTGTAACTTTATGCCAACTAAATGACTTAAAGCATAAAGCTTCTGTCATGTGATTGGCTGGTCGCTAATGGTGTTAGCAAACAATCCAAATTGTACACCTAAtaatgcattttgtgttttgcgtCTTATGATATACAGCAGTCATTTCATTAACGCATGTTGTAAGGAATTAATTTGCACTAACTGAACAGGTGTCGCCCTGGTGTTTGGTGATAACTTGTGCTAAAATTGGATTAGACTGCAATGGGGTGAGCACTCAACAGGAGGCAGAGGCCACTGAAGGTTAATCAGGGAACAAAATGACCACCTGTTTTTGCTACACGATGAAGAAACTCTTACTCAGCTGATTGGTGCATTtgtataaaaactttttttctggtgGTTGTTGCCTGATTGCTCTCCTGTGGAGTCATGACTTCAGGAAggtaatgtgttttttatttatttctgctgattAGAGTTTGTGCTGTAAAAACACCAGTGACAATAAAGGAAGTGAGAACACCGAGGTTTTCTGCATCCTGCTTCATTTCAAGGACCCTTTAACGATAAGTAAACAATTAATTTTGCACTACTTGTAAGTAAACACGGAGAGTTTGTACATTTATGCAAACATAAGCAGACTTATGTGCAGAATACCACGTTAAGAAAAGCAGTAAAAGCATACATACCTTACAGAGAAATACAAGTACATTCGCAAGGCAAGCACACACTTCTTGTTTGGGGAATCTGCCAGGTTTTTCTCTCCGCATGCCGACCGTGCGTCTGGCATCAAGGTTAAGGTCTGGAGACACACACAAGCTGTGTGCTCTGTCTGGCTTCCACATACTCTGAATGGGCTTTATGAATGGCTGTGACTCAAAGACTGAGTGAACACCAGGGTGCCGCACTCAACCCAATCCGACAACGGGTTCTGGAGAAAAGTCAAAGACCGACTTGTCTCCCAGCACAGCCAGCAACCGTGTTCAACTTAATAcgccaacaggttttcttttgcTGCTTGAGCCAAAGTGCTTTTGAGCACCCCTCTGCTGTGTCTCAGGGTTCACAGGGTGCATGACTACatctctgtgtttgttctcATTGTCCTATCGGAGTGGCGTCTGACTAGACGCAGTAAAGTCGGCTCTCGACGTTGCGTGGAGCCAGTGACTCAGGCTGCAGGTTAGTCATGGAACGTACAACGAACACACTTTGTGCAATTCATTACAGTAAGAAACTATCCACAGTTTATCAtacaaaagaaatgcaaacataaagtgcctcgcaaaagtatttCACATCCCTTGAGGTTTTTAACCTGTTAGTCCAGACATAATGTTGAGAAAacgtttttttgtaaaaaaaaattaaaaatcaaacaggTGGCGCACAAATGTATTCAGTCCTATACTCGCAAAAAATATCCAGTGTAATCATTTGCATTCAGAATTCACATTATAGGTCAACAGAGttaatttttgtacattttaatctCAACTTGGATATGAACTGCTCTGTCGAGACCTTAGAGGTTTGTTAAAGAATATTAGTAAACAACCAGCTTCATGAGAAGGAGATGGAATGACAACTTAAAGACATGGTGAGCCATGTCAACCACTGGGGTCCAAACTGTTTCCCTTCGAAGCCAAACCTGGGAAATTTAAACTTGTGGTGCGTCACAAAgttaattaaagcaaaaatgcaaaattattttattttaatattttgctgttgttgttttacctgctcaacaataaacaacatttttataaaatctgtacaggatccaaaacataaaaaggctGTTGCCttactaaaaaaaacagagcatttccaaatgttttggGTCATCAATTCTTGACTTGTGGTCAGGgaccaaacaaaatcatttcaagggccACATATAGCCCCCGGGCCACAGCTTGGACACCCCGGATGTAAACTATCAGGCTGGGCGAGGGAGCATAgttttcagatttcagaaaaGGTTGACCTTTCGACAACTCTATAAATACCACCCCAGCGACCATgtaatggtttagatcaaagcacgTTCATATGTTAGAAAGGCCTGGTGAAGGTCTAAAcctaaattcaatttaaaatctaCATGGTGTTGAAAGTTAAAGCTCACAAATAATATTATTTCAGTCTAAAGGAgcttaagatatttaaaaaatgagacaTACCTCTAGACGATCTGCAGCTGTTTTGCACTGAAAATTGGTCCTCTCACTAAGAAGGGCTGAATCCAAATACCTgacacactttttagatttttaaagtaaagtgttttgaaaactttgtgttgatccatcaaaatcccaataaattacaATTGAGACTTTTAGTTGCAACGTCACAACATGTTGAAAAGTTCgagggatatgaatactttttcacgGCACCATGTTTACACACCATCTTTTACATCTTCACCACTGCTCTATCAAAAGATCGAGCACTCGATTCACATTCAGATCCGAATCCAGACTAAAATCGGACTCGACAAACGGAGGTTTCGGCGGGGTGAGGGGGTGGAGGCCTGAAGTGAGGGTTTCGAGCCAATCGGCAGCGTCAAACTGTGCAGGAGCCCGCCGTTTCCGAGACTTTCTAGTTGAAGGCGAAGGGGAGGTGCAGATTGGGAGAGGCGGAGGCGCAGGGACAACCTGGCTTGGGTTTATTACTGCAGGAGACGGAGGGAGCTCCAGTAAGAGAGAGGAACAAAGAGGGGATGGCAGGAAGTTGTCATCTTGCTGCTGAAAAGGCTGGGGCTGCTTGGTTTGAGGGGCAGGGGAGCGGTCAGGAAGTGAGTGTGCAGCAGATTTATGATCAGAGGCCTCAAGAGAGCCTGGAAGCAGGATACAGTCAAAAGGATTAGACAGATACGACATTAAGAATGTATTTCTAGTTCCCTTTTTGAGACTCACCATCACAAATAAGTGGCTCATCTAGAATATCATCAATAGACTGTCGAGGGTCCATCTGTtgcagagaggaagaaaagatgCTTCAGTCCTGAGCTCAAAGATCTCTCAGTGACTTCCTTTTTTCTGCAGACCAACCTGGGCTTTCTGAATCGCCTCCTGTAGCTCTTCCTCCAAGCTGCGAACGCCAAGTGAGGTCTGAACTGGACTTGCTGTAATCTGCAGTGGCAGCTCGAAGTCATGGCCAATCACATCACACGGCTAGCGGCAAAATCACATGATTGGACAAGACAGTTTAAATCAGTTGACAGGTGAGGATGAGTGCTCATTCACATGAGGaatttgataaatgttttaagGCACAGTGATTTAGAGTGCAGACTGGAGTAATTGCTTTTATCGTTAACAGTACTTTGCCAAAGTATTCATTCCTCTTgaactttttagattttctcaCGTTACAACagcaaactttaatgtatttcattcCTCTTGGCTAATTTACTGCTCAATATTCTCCTCATACTGGAACCTTTGTCCAGATTTTGTAAAAATTCAAACACCATGCATTACTTtgcttccacttcacatttatgcaacactttgtgttggtctataaattctcaataaaatactgaaggtttgtggttgtaaagtgcTAAAATGAGAAACTATCAaggaatattttataaaacatacttTATGTCTTTATGACTTGTGCATATTACCTCAGCAAAAAGCACCTCCGTTTGCACATTTAGTTCTGCCTGCCTTTTTAGGCGTCCCGGATCCTGTTGCAGGAACGGATGAAGGGATCCCTCCCCAGACTGGTTGGGGAGAAGTCACATTTATGCAGTACTACCCCTAATATATCACATGCTTTCCAAATCTTTTGTGGCAAAACACTCAAACTTCTCACCTCAGTACCCGCTTGCAGGTAGAAGTCAGTATGCCGgcttctcttcctctccctcttctccAGCTTCACGCTCAGCTCTAAATGTTCCTGCGGCTGCTGTTCTCTGTCGGTTCTCCATGGAGTCCCACACTGCAGGGGCGAGGAGGACGACATGGGCAAACTGGGACTTGGAGTTCCTGATGCAGTGCTAGCAGGATCCCAGAACACAGTGCTGCTGAGACCACACTGTTCACCTGCCAAACTGACTGACGCAGCGTCTGCGAATGCTTTTGGGACAGCGTTCAGAGTCCCATTTGGATCTCTGTTGGGACTGTCACTGAGAATCCCATTAGGAATCCCCCCGTCTTGGATGTACAGTTGTTGGTTCGGGCTGCTGCCGGGCGAGCTCAGCCTGAAGCCGGGGCTGGAGCCAGGGCTCTGACAGGGTGGCAGCGGGGCACAAGGACTAAGGGGCTCCATGCTGGTGCCCAGCTTGCTAAGAGGAGCCGGGGTGGGGCAGGCATGCTGAAGCTGGAAGGGACGAAGGCGCTGCAACAAGGCCGGCTTGGTTCCAGAGACAGGAAGGCCACGTTTACGCAGCTGCTGCCTCAACTCCGACACCTGGGGGAACGGTCAACAAGCATTTTCAGCTTCTTCtagttattaaaaatgattagtggaaaatatatatatatattaccgTTAGATCAACAAGATTTGCAGGAAGAAGCTCTGGTTTGGAAGTAGGATTTGCATCCATCTGAGTTTGGTTTGTTGTGGCAGGAACAGGTTGGAGGCTGAGCGGTGAGGCTCCACAAGACTTCACTAGATCATTGTGATCTCCACTGGAGGAGTGAAAGAGCGATCAACTCAGGTAAATGTCTGGATAAGTAATTCAGATATCTACACTGCTGGGTGTTGGTCAATTCACCTGATCTATGATGAGTCACACCTTTTAAATTTTGGTAGTTTTATGCAGGATTTGTTTGGAGTCATTGCTCTCATAATTTTTCAGATCTGAACAAGTGgggaaaaatgttgcattttccaaaatgttttttctgttatcCCAAATTTTTTTGGCTTAAATTTGCATTTCAAAAGAATAAAGTGTGTTTTTAGAAAGATTTATATTCACTTTTAACCTATCATTtgccatcttctttttttttgctttaatgatACTTAATGAGAAAACCcacaatataaacacaaaaaactacaaaaagagCAATGTTGCTGCTTTCTTGCTACCTTGACCATGTTTGAACTTGTTCAAACAGAATAACGGcatcaaaatgtacaaactCTGCTTTTTGTATAGAAACACTCTGTCTTCATTTGGCAAAGCTAACTGTTGCACATTTGCTGATTTAACTTCTGTGAAAAACAATATTCATGAAGCTGGACTGAAAGCAAAATGCAGTTACCAAAAACTTTTTTGATTAGGTGCAATGGTGAATTGACCAGACAGTTCATCATTATTGTTTGCACACCTCGGTACAACTGTAACCTGCTGCGGCGGCTGTagtcgctgctgctgctgctgctgttgactCTGCAGGATTTGAAGCTGGAGGAAGACCTGCTGTTGTTTCAGCAGATGGGAGTAGGCGGGGTCTAGTGGCTGCGTAGGGGCAGGGCTGCTCTGCTTAGCTCCTCCCGCTGGAAAACATGGGAGTGAAACATGTTAGCAAAATGaaggaatatttttgcaataaatggAGAAAAGTAGAGCTTAAGTTTAGCACCTCCAGTCCCAGACGCTCCCTTCTGGTCTGGAGGAATGTACTGATGATACTTGAGTTTCTTCATCTTGGGTTTGATGTCCCGCGGTTTCCGTGGGCGGGTAAGGTGATTGAAGTTTAGGGGAGGGGGCAAAGACGAGGGGCAGATCGGGCTGGGAGGCCGAGCTGtctgtaaacacacacattgcCAACATCTCTCTAAACAGTAGCTACAGTATATTACATACTACAAGTGAATACTTTCCACATGGAGAGTTTCATTGGAAATGTCAgcttattgtaaaatatttgacatgtttGGCCCTTGCTAAGGTTACATTCTTTATGTGTAAATGCCTCACAAATGTCCTGATGACACTGTGTGCCGCCTCTGACCTACACCACCGGGGTTTATGTGTGAATATGTTAACCTACATGGCAAGCACCGACTCCCCCCAGAAGTACAAAGTGACAGTAATGACTGCAGGGCAGCttagtacagaaaaaaaaacacaggattGACCATCCTGTTAGGTTAAAGAACACCACAGCGCTTTTCTTGTGTACTTTGTTGAACACATGCTGTGAATGCCACCAGAAAATATGCATGATTATTTTAGATTACTTTTAGatatgtttatttgcattttgctATAACTGTATCTtccagattaataaaaaaatatatatatatatatacaaaatcGTTGATAGCACTAACAAGAACCAAACTGAAATGATCTGGTCCTGAGACTGGATGATACCTTTGGCAGCAGGGGTGTCGTCTGAGAGGTCAGGAACATCCCGTTTGGTCTTCCAGTTGGTGCCAAGGAGTTTGATTCGCCCAGCGTCATGCTCAGAGGTTGTCTGACGCCCGCGGTTGCCGGAAGCAACGTCAAACCGGACTGAAAgcataaagaaacaaagtgcatttcagaaaaaataatgacatttttctgtttgtaaagcAAGAAGAAAAGCTAACTTTACCCATTTTAGAAATGAATCGTCTTtattatatttcaaatgttacATGTTTTTGACAATGTATATCTAATATACTGGCAAAATGTACAGTGTGGCAAACTCAAATTATAACTCGTCTGAGAACAGACTCGAAGGatacaaataattaaactaCGATTGTTAAGAATTATACATTTCCAGGTGGGTGGGGCCTCAATCATTTATGGGTAATATGGTGGATTATCATAACTAACAGTCTGAGTTTATGCAGAGATTTTGTTAAAGCTATTGATGTTTGTTTAGGTTTCAGAAATACAGAAACTCAGTTGGGATAACTGGGACAGTTAAACCCCTGGAAATGTAGATTTAGGGgctgttagttgtttttttttgtttgtttgttttttaaatcatacgTAATGATCTTCAAACCATCTTGGGATGAAAGTTCAATGATCTTTGCACATGCTATGATCACCCCCTTGTGGTTAATGTAAGTAAATCTTTACCTGGCACCTTTCGagataaaaatctcaaaatacatgaacagagaaaaacacacaacaaaataaaagcggttttaaattgataaaatagATAAATGAGTATTCAGTATTAGCCGAATTAATCAAAATATAGGTTGGACTGCAGGCAGTTGGAGCCACTTCAAGCATTAAGTTTGCAAAGACAGCTAACATTTTCATCCGAGTTGAGAGTGTTTGCATGGGGTAGCATCAGGTTAAGTGTTGTTCATACTGGGTGATTGAcgtttacattttattgcagtgaGTCTTATCTTATTTATATGTAGTATCTCAAAGCTACAATCCTCCTGCAACAAGATTTTCATCCCAGGACTGTGTCAGTCTGATTTAACCTGATAATTACAAATGTTCAGTGTCAGATGCAGAGAAAAACGGAGctgaagtatttatttaaaattccaTGCAGTCACACGGTAAAAAACAATGCAGATATGCAAGTTTCTGACAGGGTCATTCACCAGACAGTGGTGTTAATGGCTTTCTGCTGTCTTCAATACCTGTGCATGACTGGGATTGTTATTAAGGGTCAGGCCCACAGCTGAGCAGTCACTTAGTGGTTGGTCAACTGGGAGGCCTGGCAGGGAGGAAATAGATGGGGCTTGGAGAGCGGCATGTTGCTCCGTGTTTAAAGAcgagatggaggaagagatgtcCTCTTCGAAGACATCAGCGGGGAACGAGGCAAGACCTGAGGAAATCACCGGTCCAGGGATGCAAGAtcaaaacaggaaggaaacaagaTTTTGGGAAGAATTTGTTTCCAAATGTGTCGGTATGTGTGTTGTCGAGTATTTATTTACCATTCTCCAGGGGCAACGTGTGCTCAAGCTGTTGCTCTGCGGCTGCTGGAGGTAGCTGGATCCTCTCAGTGAGGGTCTGTGAGGGGCGAGCCTTCCTCTGCCTCAGGGCCCCACATACAGTCCTCTCTGCGGGTGGAAGACAGAAGGAGGAATGTTGCAGATTAAAAGGAGAGAACAGGACAGATGGGAGATCAgtgcagacagagagagagagagagagaagattGGAGAAAGGGAAGCAACAGGACTAGAGAAC includes the following:
- the LOC116717839 gene encoding myocardin; amino-acid sequence: MTLLASERSLLIRNKFRSVLQLRIQNRRLSEINADPGLKSASTHQKTEKKRSEAHRQTEDGITQKLPPGGLSAETAQERTVCGALRQRKARPSQTLTERIQLPPAAAEQQLEHTLPLENGLASFPADVFEEDISSSISSLNTEQHAALQAPSISSLPGLPVDQPLSDCSAVGLTLNNNPSHAQSGLTLLPATAGVRQPLSMTLGESNSLAPTGRPNGMFLTSQTTPLLPKTARPPSPICPSSLPPPLNFNHLTRPRKPRDIKPKMKKLKYHQYIPPDQKGASGTGAGGAKQSSPAPTQPLDPAYSHLLKQQQVFLQLQILQSQQQQQQQRLQPPQQVTVVPSGDHNDLVKSCGASPLSLQPVPATTNQTQMDANPTSKPELLPANLVDLTVSELRQQLRKRGLPVSGTKPALLQRLRPFQLQHACPTPAPLSKLGTSMEPLSPCAPLPPCQSPGSSPGFRLSSPGSSPNQQLYIQDGGIPNGILSDSPNRDPNGTLNAVPKAFADAASVSLAGEQCGLSSTVFWDPASTASGTPSPSLPMSSSSPLQCGTPWRTDREQQPQEHLELSVKLEKRERKRSRHTDFYLQAGTESGEGSLHPFLQQDPGRLKRQAELNVQTEVLFAEPCDVIGHDFELPLQITASPVQTSLGVRSLEEELQEAIQKAQMDPRQSIDDILDEPLICDGSLEASDHKSAAHSLPDRSPAPQTKQPQPFQQQDDNFLPSPLCSSLLLELPPSPAVINPSQVVPAPPPLPICTSPSPSTRKSRKRRAPAQFDAADWLETLTSGLHPLTPPKPPFVESDFSLDSDLNVNRVLDLLIEQW